One Triticum dicoccoides isolate Atlit2015 ecotype Zavitan chromosome 3B, WEW_v2.0, whole genome shotgun sequence genomic window, tagcctcctattggattgataccttggttctcaaaaactgagggaaatagttacgctactattgctgcatcaccctttcctcttcaaggaaaaccaacacaagctcaagacgtagcacgcggcagcttggcttgggctacaagcaaagctgactcatccagctctggataagatttgctatcATTGtcattgctcgaagacataggatttggttgagcatcacatcagtcactctgactttgttcacttggaccccacttaacagtacggtggttcttatgactcaataaagaagaaaaggaaactacgaaacaactatgtcttcgcactccatagtcttcaagtgaatgtcttcacacgtcaCTATCTTCATcgcgaatgtcttcacgaaccaccattgtcttcaatgtcttcacacatttttaggggtcatctctagtaggtaaaccgaatcaatgagggactactacctgtgttatcctacaattctcaccaacatattagtccctcaaccacgtttttcgtcaatactccaaacccaactaggggtggcactagatgcacttacactttttaagagatccaattatgatgaaccaattgctagtgagttgtgtgcgctagattcacgatagctccttgaatgaaaagcatgattgcaatgatgttattataaattctattaatgccaattgtgttaatgatatgcaaaaccctaagcttggtgatgctaattttactgtctactacttgttgcaatgatcatgattggggtgattcttcttatgatcttgaaaaattatttaagccccatgatgaatatgagattgaaaacaatgtttgcaataatattaaaagtgggtttggaagagtgtcaactttagatcccacatatttggagaatgttcaatcttatgaaatttttgataaaactgggtttggagaggtcatgactttagttaatgttaatcccactattttggaagagtgtaaactttgcatgcatgtggatcgtgttgagaatatgttatgtgatagctattttgttgaattttcttatgatcctacatgtaattattacgagagagggaaatatggttgtagaaattttcatgttactaaattacctctcttcatgtcgaGATTGCTATCGACTCTTTctttttccttgcatatgctagtttttgcttgccttggtaatttgtttgcttataaaatgcatatgcatagaaagtatgttagacttagatgtgtttgtcacgtggttTATGAtgatctctttgtgcttcaattcttctcttttatgtgagcatcattgaaatctcaatgcatagtcaaaaggctttaaagaaaagcgcttgttgggcgacaacccaatatttttccttgttgttttgcaataaataaatcatctagcctctgattagatgtgtttttatggtttaaattagtgtttgtgccaagcaaggcctttgggatgatttgggtgagatttgatttaatcttgctgaaaaacagaaacttttgcgctcacgaaattatttttttcatttttatcagaAGGTTTCTTTTGAGTTGATtcgttttgcagaagattaataaacaaatttctcatgtcgtcctaatttttcagaatttttgaagttatagaagtattcgaagtagtcagatttctacagactattctgttttgacacaTCATGTTTTctctgcgttgtgtgcttgttttgatgattctatggtttctttGAAGagttccatagaaaagttggaatacattagatataatgcaaaaataaaatatgaatgggtttgcaacagtacttatagtagtggtttgctttcttatactaacggatctcacgaaggttttgttgagttttgtgtgattgaagttttcaagttttgggtgatcttacgatggatgaaggaataaggattagaaaaaggctaagcttggggatgaccgaggcaccccaagataatattcaagaagtagcaagcaactaagcttggggatgcccccgagtgtcatcccctctttcttctaataaccgtcggtattttacttggaactatatttttattcgtcacatattatgagttttgcttggagcgtcttgtatgatatgagtctttgtttgttttgctttgtgttttaagtcttgaatccttgctggacacaccttttcgagagagccaaaaattattctatgcttgctcctatgcttcacttaaatttttagagccatggaattgctcttgttcttcacttatatctttttgagcatggtgtgcttttttatttttgaacaaatgctctcatgcttcacttagatttatttgggagttattaaaaaaattaagaaattctctcttgcttcacttagataattttgagagaaagaaaatattatgctcatgttcttcacttaaatttgtttgagcttatcaaaagcaacatatgaaatcagtcccaaagtgatagatattcaatgaggatataataaaaactttcatcaagatcattggacaaaataaacttgattcttagcaaTGGTTTTGATATATGACGATAtgttatgtgagtcatgttgatgagtaattgtgctttagtaagaatattgatgttaaggtttgtgattaccTTTGCAAGcaggaaagtcaatagttatgcgatgaaatttatatcctacttatggtgcattatttggtgttacttatgcttaatgcttgggtacgagatttttcgctttttggttggtcgcttctcaatctttttgctagccttcattttgcactaagtatgatcactacttgtgcatccaaaaccctttaaactagttttgccatatgagtccactatacctacctatatgcggtatttccatgccgttctaagcaaatttgcatatgACATCTCTAATTTTCTCCAAATAAATTTCTCTttcgtgtgctcgtaccgctcgcgaggcagtgaggggtggccaatattttccatgctagatgtgttattctcacgatgagtgtttattcacttgtcattgcacgagagtacggcaaatgtattagggatgcccggtcccgaaatgaaaaatgaatttactttatgttgtcaaataataaattccttggaaagtgttggtatggagggcacccgtggatacggttagccatggaaagtgaaagtaatggtggaaaaggaataaactttattttctgtttgggaactgcctatgatgtatctagcatggaaagtgttgggagctctaagtcattttcattggtgggaaaagtattcctcccaaaatatttttatctctcaattttcgctttgagctctggcacgtctacaaatccctacttccctctgcgaagggcctttcttttactttatgcaatttttattttgaatttgagtctccatcttctcttataaagcaccaactatggggcactatgatcgtatttgagcattgggtgtagctaatattcgagtgtgtttcatgaatggatcaatattGAGCAtaatttggaccagaagacatctagtggaccaagaaagcacctgaggggagctctgagggaagcacaacccaccagggcgcgcctggaggcccaggtgcgcccaggtggggtgtgtccacctcggtggcctcccgcatcacctctttgctctataaatacctcaatattccagaaactctaggagagtcgacgaaaatcaattccatacaccgcaagttccaaaaacaccagatccaatctagacaccatctcagaggggttcatcatgtccattggtgcctctccgatgatgcgtaagtagttctttgtagacctacgggtccgtagttagtagctagatggattcctttctctctcttgattatcaatacaatggtctcttggagatccatatgatgtaagtctttttgcggtgtgtttgttgggatccgatgaactttgagtttatgatcagatctatgtttttatccatgaaagttattctgagtcttctttgatctcttatatgcatgattgattatagcctcgtatttcttctccgatatttgggttttgttaggccaacttgatctatttgtcttgcaatgggaagaggtgctttatgatgggttcgatcttacggtgcttgatcccagtgacagaaggggaaatgacacgtatgtatcgttgctattaaggataacaagatggggtctatttctacataaatagatcttgtctacatcatgtcatcgtttttattgcattactccgtttttccatgaacttaatacactagattcatgctagataacggtcgatgtgtagagtaacagtagtagatgcaggaaggagtcggtctactaaacttggatgtgattcctatataatgatcattgcctggatatcatcatgactatttgaagttctatcaattgcccaaaagtaattgttttctcaccgtttgctatttttctcgagagaagccactagtgaaacctacggcccccgggtctcttttcatcatatttgcctttgcgatctatttttctttgcttttattttcatatttattaaaccaaaaatacaaaaatattggaCTTTATTTATtgtgtgatctatttatcctatttaTCATAACTTTATCATGTCTTCTGGCCAATCCGAGGCatcgggattgacaacccctttaacacgtcgggttgcgagtatttgttatttgtgtgcaggaattgtttacgttgtgttgcttgattctcttagtggttcgataaccttggtctcatcactgagagaAATATCTACCGtcactgtgttgcatcatcccttcctctttgggaaaatactgacgtagttcaagcaggcatGAGGAGGCGGCTGGGAATCCGGCACCTGCGACGGACCGATGGACCTTGGCAGATCTGCAACAAACGTTGGCGTGCCCCATCCCTATCCGGCGCTGCGCGAGGAGCGCGCCAAGCAGCAGGATCCAACGGGGAAGGGCGAGCGCATGGCTTGGTGTCGCCCCGGCCCGAGCGGTCAGGGGCGGATGGTCGCCGCCGTCGGAGTGGCGCGCGGCGCGGTGCAGGGAGGGGAGCGGGGAGAGGCTAGCTCAGAGCCCTGTGCTTGGAACATTGCTAGCCATCCTAATCGATGGAAAACCGTTGAAGGATACTATGTTTCATGATGGGGTGTGTATAGAGTTCTGAGAAGTCAAATTTTATAAACTTTGATCAATTTTATATAAAAACTATTTAAATTTAgaatacaaaaaatatataatatgAAACCACTTTTTATAGTGAATCCAATGATATATGCCTGGCATTCTAGATGTAAATATTTTCTGAGGAAAATTGTCCAAAATTTGCGAGGTTTGACTTTTTAAAAGAATCTGAATGCACTATATTATGAAACGTAGAAACAGGGAGAGAGAGTAGTACAATCCGGAAATCATCTTCATGGAGGGAGTACGTGGAGCGAGGAACAGGGGCAGGGGCGCTGATTCGCGAGCGCGACAAGACGCGACGAACTGGCGACATTCTGGGCGCCTGGCGAGGGCGTCACGTCGGTCGGCCGCGCGCGGGGGCGACGGGGCCTCTCGGCGCGGTGCGGTCACGTTGCGCGAAAAGGTGGATGCATCAAGCTACGGCCGGGTTACTACTAGTTTCATGCAAGTGGCAGATGCGTACAAGCGCATGGCATCCGGCGCGGTACGTCCGTGCACAGACAGGCCGCAGCGGCGCTGCACTGACTCCCACTGCCAGTGCCAGTGCCAGCGCCAGTGGCCGCGACCCGATCAATCGCCGTGCCGGCGCGCGCGGCCGATCGATGGCGACCGGCCCGGCCCTGCCTGGTGCAATCTGTGTACCACGCTTCACGTCGGCATCGCGGGTGCGTGCGTGGCTGGTTGGTTGGTGCGGTTCGTTCGGCCGCCCCCGGCCCAACTTCCCGTTCCTACCAATCTAGCAACCAGATGCGGTCACCAACCGCGCCAACCCGACGCACATGGCTGCGCATACCTAGCTAGCCGGCGAGCGCATGCATACCCAAGCAGGGGGGTGCAAATGAGCCAGGACACACTCATTCACGCCGAAGACTTCCGTTTGCATATTATAAATCCGGTAATGGCCGCGACATACGCCTGCCGCCCGCCTGCGTTTACTTGAGAGAGAGAGGCCGGACGTTGCCAATTTGGCACTTCTCCTTTGTTTGCCGGCTACTCCTTCCCGGATTTTGTTTGGTTATTGTATAGGAGCAGAGTCACAACGAAGCACGGAATATATTCCAGACCGTATTAGAGTATTCGGTTGGAAACGATCCACATGCGCCTAAGAATGTGCGTCGTCGTTTCTTGCTCTCGGGGATTGAGTTTTGCTTCGTGGGGAGCTCGTTCAACGAAGGAGATACGTACTATGAAGCGAATTTCAGAGTCAAATGTTgacaggaatttttttattttttttacccaGAGTTGAATCAAGCAAAGATGATTCTATCGCAATAGCCATATGTAGGTCGACTGAATTTGCAATTTGAATAAGTTGATTTTGCGGGAGGAGGAAAGCTAACTCGAAAATACCTTCAAAATATATCACGTATTTACAGGACGCACAAACTGACGAGAACATTCGTAGCAGAACGCTGGACTAGTAGAAGTTAACATGAAGAAACTAAGGTACAGTACCATCACTGACAGAACTAGAGGGGGAGTCCGGAACTCCCAACTAAGCACAAGTTAGCTGGTCAAGATCCAGCCATGAATGAACGATGGAGACAACGCACGTAAGCGCGCAACATCGCACATGTCCAACTCGATCGTGTGCCATTAATCTCGCTCTCGCTCCACAATGTTAATCCTATCAACATCGATCGCACCGGTGCAGCCGGACATCCGATCGAGTTCAGGGGCAGAGCGTCTCCCGCACGTCGGCGAAGGCCGCGAGGATCACCGGGTAATGCCGCGGCGAGTTGAGCACGAGGTACGTCTCCAGCAAGCTCTCCGCGCTGTGCTCCCCATCGCCGTCGCCGACGCCGCTGCCTTCTGGCCACTCGGCGATCATCTCCTCCATGGACTTGCGGAAGTCCTCGTACGGGTCGGCGGAGCGCTTCACCACCGCGAAGCCCCCGTCCGTGGCGGCGGACGCCGTCGAGCCCCGCGGCATCTCGAAGCTGTACCGGCAGCTCTGCGACGCGCCGCAGCGCGGGGCGGCCGGCGGCGCGCGGCAGGGCCCGGACACGGAGGCGCGCGCCTTGGCGGCGTTCTTGCGCGGGCAGTTGTAGAAGTCGGACGAGTCGGAGGAGAAGCTTCTGGACGAGAAGAGGTTCTGCGAGTCCTCGTCGTactcgtcgtcggaggaggagctGCTCAACAGCCTGCGCGACGAGTGCGTCGACAGCCTGCGGTCGCCGTTGCTGGGCCGCTCTTTCCACCTCGGCAGCGGTGGCAGAGGCGCCGCCCGGAACGGCGAGGAGGGCGGGCACTTGCGGCCCTCCCACTCGCTCGTCCCGAACGGCAGCCCGGTCCCCTTGAGCGCCGCCCTCTCCGCCTTGATGTCGTCGGCGTCGAGCGGCGCGAGGAGGGACGGGTCGGCCGCGTCGACGGAGCGGCGGCCGGCGCAGTCGATGGTGATGCGGATCATCGGGACGGTGCGGCGCGCGGAGACGGAGAGGCGGCGGTCGTGGTGGTCGCCTGTCGCAGCCTTCTTGCCTCCCGCCCCGATGCGGCCGTAGGAGGGCAATGCGAGCGCCGGCGGCGCGGCGTCGTCGTCGCGGCGCTTCCTGCCACCCGAGCGCCTGGAGAAGACCGACAGGATGGCCGCCAGCCGGTGCTTGAGCTTCTTGCGGCCGACGCCGGAGCCGGAGCCGTCCATCGCGCCGGCGACTTGTCGTCCCAGTCctttgtgtgcgtgcgtgcgtgcgtggacACTCGACAGAGAGAGAGAGCGCGCGCGCGAGCTGCGGGGAGGAGGGCGGGAGATGGAGGGATCGGCTGGAGTTGGTTTGGTCTACTATCGCATTCGTGCCGGGCTAATGCGGCCTGGCCTTTTAACCGCCCCGTGCCGCGACGCGATCTCGAAACAAAACCGCCAACCAAGGGATGGATGGATGGGGGGACACGGTCGTGGCCCCTCCGGTCCGGCGAGATGATGGGGACAGGCGCCACGTAACAACGTAGTAGTAGTGGGGAGATGGCCCGGCCCCGAGGAGGCGGTTACGcgcgatgctgctgctgctgctgctgcatgcaTTATCGCTGGCTGCGTCGTCTTGGATCCCGTTTTACCTCCCCTCCTGGATTTAGCTTACTGACAAGATTGGCCTAATGGCCCTTGCTAACTGTCGCCTTGCGTTTGTCCGTGCGGCGCATGCATGGAGAGGGCGGTGGCTCGTGAGCAGCGCACGGGATCGCAAACATGGCCGACCGACCTCTGTGAACTTCGTAAGAACTGGTGCAGTGGTGCTGGACACGGTGCAATTTGACCGGTTTCATCAGGAGTTCAGCACAGAAAAGTTTGCGATTAAAAggaaaaaagtccattttaaacccTAAACTCGTAGAGCTTTGACGAATCAAACCCTCAAGTCCAAATCCCGGTCGTTTCAACCCTGAACTGTATAATCCCGGTCTAACTCAGACCCTGGATCCGTTTGCCAGACAGGGAATGCAAAGAATGGCCAGGATTGGTGGCGGTTTCCTATTTGCCGCCCGTGGGCAGCCAACAGCAGTGGCTACACCCCACAGCGCCCGcgggtgggccggcccatttcgcAGCAGCGCATATTGCTCGTTCACTGTTTTGTTTTCAGTTCGTTTCTGCTGTtgactttttgttttattttatctttttgttttttttctggttTTTGCATGTTCTTTCTGCCTTTTCATTTCTGGTTCTTTCGTGTTGTTTCTGGCTTtatctttttttccctttttctttttcttccattAATACATTACAAGGAAATGTTTCATTGTGTATTTTTAATCATTAATAATACTTTAATATGATGAACAAGCTGTGTTTCTTCTGTTTATTTTTACTACTCTTCTTTTTTGTGTATTATACAAGAGTTTATCaggtattaagaaaatgttcatcatatatttaaGAAAATGTTCGTATATTAAAAATATATTCATTTATGTACTTAAAAATGTTCAGCATATAAGaaaaaaatgttcagtgtatatgaaaaaaatgttcaatatgtatTTTCAAATTGTTCAGTATTCATCACAGTAACGTTCATTGTGTGTTTTCAAATTGTTTAGCACATATCACTGTAGTGTTTGTTATGTATTTACAAATTGTTTAGCGCATATCACAAAAATGTTTAATGTGTATATAAGAAATTTTCGTTGTGTatcaaaaaaatgttcaatgtatattaaaAGGTCCACGGGTTTTGTAACAAGATTCATGAATTTGAAACAAACATATTGAGAAAAGGTTCACGCATTACATAAAAAAGGTGCTCGCATTTCTTTAGCAGTGCAACAGAAAAAATGGGGCGGCCCAGCGCGGAGGACGGGTACACTCCATGGTCAACAGTGCTTGAATTATTTCGAACCATATAAAACCGGTGGCCACTTAGTAGGAAGTAGCAAACAAAAAATAAGAACCTCGTGAACCagatttttaaaataaaaaaagtttacaatttttgaaaaaaatgttcacagaTTTAGAGAGAGTACAATGATTTTGAAAATAAGCTCAcagtttttcaaaagaaaattcaATGGATTTGGGAAAAAATCACTTTCTTTGGGAAAAGATTCACGCGTTCAACAATTGTCAGATTTTCAAACATtactctttttttaaaaaaaatgcagGAAAGGATACCAAAAAACCCGCCCTGATTCTGCGTTTAACTTTTTTTCTTAAACTTGCGCACTCCAGTTTGGTAACACAGGCTTGTTAGGTTGACTGGTTTAGCAAGTCTCCTTCGGATCTACAGGTTCGTAGTTCGAATCGTAGGACTTGTTGTTTTATCTTTTTCGACAATCAAATTGTTATGCTACTTTTTTTTTAGAATAATTGTTACGCTAGTACGGACGCTATTGTAcaccatgggccggcccagctaggtGTCACTGCATGCGTCGGGTCGAGCTCCCGTGTAACAGAaaaaaaaaagacaatttttttGCAGACAAAAAAGAACAAATGGGGTGGCCCAGCAGAGCCCAGCCAGAGAAATCCCGGTTGACATTCGTCAAGGTTTGATCTAGACCGGGATTATACAGTTCAGGGTTGAAATGACCGGGATTTGGACTTGAGGGTTCGTTTCGCCTAACCTCTACAAGTTCAgggtttaaaatggactttttccgATTAAAAGGAAGCGGGGATTTGGTTGGCGATCGGGCATACATTCTCTGCGCGCGCAGCAGGTCTTTGCAAGGCTGCACCTCTGTGTTTACTGCACAGATCGGCCGGCCATGTCACCGTGTGCCAGTTTTGACCATGCCAACGCTGCAGTCTTTCTGGGCCTTTCTGCCTGTCTGTACACCGCTGCTACAGGACCAGCAACAAGTACATACCGGTACCATCAGTATACTTTTTCAATCAACCTACGTAAACAACCGCGTATAGGCTGTAGTACACGCTGTTAATTCTTAAATGAGCGCTGCTCCGTGGCATTAAGTGGGTTGTTTAGAGTTTAGTGACAGGCAAACGCGCCCACCAGCTGTGGGGAACGGAGGAAGGAGCCCAGCTGAGCTGTTCGTTGGGACTGGAAGCAAGCATCTGTACATGCCTATCGCGTAGACGGCGCACGGCTTTTAAAGATTTGACCTTATAAAGACAAACAAACAGGTGCTGATACTGCTAATACAAAACTCATGACAGATAGGCCTAACAAACcaagcatgcatgcatgaataacaACATAAGAGCACGTTACAGTGCAGCTAGCCTGCAATTATCTGACCAGGGTTATGCGTCCAGTGAGTCCAGGCAGACCTGTACCGGCTCGACCTTTTCTTTAATCTGCTCTGGGATGAAAGGAACCAACTGTAGAATGGATCCCAATAATGTGGCACTTTCACAGCGTGCTGTACAGCACGGGAAAATCATTGACTAGTCAAGAGGTGCCCGCACCTCCTGCCATTTGTGTGATGCAGGGTCCAAGGGAGCAAATAACAAACAAACGTGTGGGATTCCCGATGATGATTAGCTGACACGGGAGTTTCTTTAATCTACATACAGGACGCACAATCTTATAATCAGAAAGTAACAAAGACAAAACGTTGAGACTGTACGGTTGTACAAATATAGAAGAAAAAAACAGGGTAGTTGATTTCAGCGGCTTGTCTGTATTCTCGGCCTTCCTGTTGATTGAGTAATCATCATGCAATCGTGGACAATCAACAGCTCAAAAGGCAAGGCGGATTGGTTGGTGAAATCCTGATTGCAAAGGTGCGGCTGCCGCCTGCATGCGGTTTGCTATTGCTTCAGTCCTACTCTTGTAATTCCTCCTCTTAATGCTTGCGCCAATAGTTTCTGAGCTGAGACATGTGCAGAAGTATCTCGTCTCTGCCTTGGTTCGTTACGCTGCTCGTCATTATCCACGGAGGCGCCGCCTCAAAATATTCGCGAATCAGACTCTGGAAGCATTCTACGTTTTCTTCCGGTCTCTTGCCgccatttttcttcttcttgcgCTTGTCGCACTTTGTGAACACGAGGGTCATTGGGACCTGAAACATGAACATTGAAATTAAACATAAGAACAGTCATCTGCAAAAAAATAAACATAAGAACATTGAAATTGAATGTTTTCAAGATTTTCTGTTCAGCTAGCTATCAATTTTATCCCATGTTTCTATTAACAATAGTGCATATTTGATGCAGAAGTGGTAGCTGTATAAGCGCTGCAAGAAACATAACAGATATATAACTAACAGTCTGACATCTTTAATCAGATTCCGATGCAAAAAAAAAGAACTTATATCAGATTTAGACatcaatgcatcaagataaatacatATGGAAGACAATAATGCATGATTTGGATCTTGCCTGTTATTACTTGTACAGAAGGCCGCTCCATTACTATATGTCAGGAAAGAGGAATATGTAAAAGGATGCCCTCAGGACATTCAATGATGCAAACATAGGTCCATGACCAAAGAGGAGTGTTTTGCATTAAATTGCAAAAAACAAAAGAGAGGATGGTTGAATCTCACAAAAGGGAAAATTATGGTTGTGGGGTGTAGAGGCACCAATAAAAGGACATAAGCGCTTACGGAAACACCACTGATCGTTATTGACTGGCTAGGACAAGCTCAGGCTTTTGTTGCAAAGGTGGGTGAGTCAGTGGGGACACTGCAGTACTGCACAAAGAATGTGGTATGGAACTAGAACTAGCTCCAAGGCAGGATTACTGTGTTAAGATACTACCATGTTGTTGGACTTGAGTTTGCCTGAAGATTTACTTGGAATTGACAAGTTTTGACTCCCCGATACGAGATTGGGGGTTCCTCAGTCAAGCTGCACTCGGCAGGTTTGGTAGGGTCTTGAGACAGATATACGGACACTATCCAAAAAAAAGAAGGCGATGTCATAAGCCCCAGTGGCAACAGCATTCAACAGCAAAGAGACCCCATTGCATGCTATTTTATCAAATGACTAAAACATTTCTCAGATACATATTACAATCAGAAACTTATTAGGAGTT contains:
- the LOC119276891 gene encoding uncharacterized protein LOC119276891; this encodes MDGSGSGVGRKKLKHRLAAILSVFSRRSGGRKRRDDDAAPPALALPSYGRIGAGGKKAATGDHHDRRLSVSARRTVPMIRITIDCAGRRSVDAADPSLLAPLDADDIKAERAALKGTGLPFGTSEWEGRKCPPSSPFRAAPLPPLPRWKERPSNGDRRLSTHSSRRLLSSSSSDDEYDEDSQNLFSSRSFSSDSSDFYNCPRKNAAKARASVSGPCRAPPAAPRCGASQSCRYSFEMPRGSTASAATDGGFAVVKRSADPYEDFRKSMEEMIAEWPEGSGVGDGDGEHSAESLLETYLVLNSPRHYPVILAAFADVRETLCP